One genomic segment of Ctenopharyngodon idella isolate HZGC_01 chromosome 7, HZGC01, whole genome shotgun sequence includes these proteins:
- the hacd1 gene encoding very-long-chain (3R)-3-hydroxyacyl-CoA dehydratase 1: MASGEEDGTVDEKETNNKKKRTKGAIATAWLAFYNIAMTAGWLVLAVSMIRYYLQRGTHKGLYKTIARTLKFFQTFALLEVGHCAIGIVRTSVIVTGVQVCSRIFMVWFITNSIRQIQNEESVILFVVVWTVTEITRYSFYTFNLLHHLPYFIKWARYNMFIVMYPLGVIGELLTIHAALPYVRRSGMFSLRLPNKYNVSFDYYYFLIIVMLSYIPLFPQLYFHMLRQRRRVLHGEVIVEKDE; encoded by the exons ATGGCGTCCGGCGAGGAGGACGGGACTGTCGACGAGAAGGAAACCAACAACAAGAAGAAGCGGACGAAAGGCGCCATCGCAACGGCATGGCTCGCGTTCTACAACATCGCCATGACAGCCGG GTGGCTTGTACTGGCTGTTTCCATGATCCGCTATTACCTTCAGAGAGGCACCCATAAAGGCTTGTACAAAACTATAGCAAGGACACTAaaatttttccagacatttgCACTATTGGAG gTTGGACACTGTGCTATTG GAATTGTGCGGACATCTGTAATTGTGACTGGGGTCCAAGTATGTTCTCGGATATTCATGGTCTGGTTTATTACAAACAGCATCAGACAG ATTCAGAACGAGGAGAGTGTGATCTTGTTCGTAGTGGTATGGACGGTTACAGAGATCACTCGCTACTCTTTCTACACTTTCAACCTGCTCCACCATCTGCCATACTTCATCAAGTGGGCCAG GTATAACATGTTTATTGTCATGTACCCCTTGGGAGTAATTGGTGAACTGCTGACCATACATGCCGCCTTACCATATGTTCGGAGATCGGGCATGTTCTCCCTGAGGCTTCCCAACAAATACAACGTGTCCTTTGACTATTACTACTTCTTGATCATCGTCATGCTGTCCTACATCCCAT TGTTTCCTCAGCTGTACTTCCACATGCTGCGTCAGAGGAGGAGGGTACTTCATGGAGAAGTCATAGTCGAGAAGGATGAGTAG
- the LOC127515830 gene encoding regulator of G-protein signaling 20, with protein MGSELVEMGKRPPQNDENTTGVQNTGPGAHMSGSVSTQTLGSLNAPSNACCFCWCCCCSCSCLTVRSAKEERIMTTISEEQEEADINPTPQLTLEEVRAWGESFERLIKSAQGRAHFQQFLKTEFSEENLNFWLVCESLKKETNKTTVEQTVKQIFEDYVSVLSPKEVSLDSRVREVINRNMQEPSSCTFDEAQQQIYMLMQRDSYPRYMNSSMYAELIQSLEEPTES; from the exons ATGGGCTCTGAATTGGTGGAGATGGGAAAACGTCCACCGCAGAATGATGAAAACACCACCGGAGTGCAGAACACTGGCCCCGGCGCTCACATGTCGGGAAGTGTGAGCACTCAAACCCTCGGCTCGTTAAATGCTCCCTCAAACGCCTGCTGCTTCTGCTGGTGCTGCTGCTGCAGCTGCTCCTG tcTGACAGTACGCTCTGCTAAGGAGGAAAGAATTATGACGACAATCTCAGAAGAACAAGAGGAGGCTGATATCAACCCGAC GCCTCAGCTCACTCTGGAGGAGGTTCGTGCGTGGGGAGAGTCATTTGAGCGCTTAATAAAAAGTGCACAAGGTCGTGCGCACTTCCAACAGTTTCTGAAGACTGAGTTTAGTGAAGAAAACCTGAACTTCTGGCTAGTCTGTGAGAGTCTAAAGAAAGAGACCAACAAAACCACGGTAGAACAGACTGTGAAACAAATATTTGAGGACTACGTTTCTGTATTGTCACCTAAAGAG GTGAGTCTGGACTCACGTGTACGTGAAGTGATCAACAGGAACATGCAGGAACCCTCATCATGCACGTTTGACGAGGCACAGCAGCAGATCTACATGCTCATGCAGCGAGACTCCTACCCACGATACATGAACTCCAGCATGTACGCAGAACTCATACAGAGCCTTGAAGAGCCCACTGAGTCCTAA